The Xanthomonas indica genome has a segment encoding these proteins:
- a CDS encoding FkbM family methyltransferase, with amino-acid sequence MTIPCGLIALPRDMPLVSVFPASARLLWRALSSGPMTDPLAALQREADLIDACMRAGGAMFLAPSSYLGNVFAAAAAAALRARAPGIQIVAVDDVLDAQGTPVAGFDTVLPTAALRRDSQLAKLPAINCGYSIPTWLHFAQLVQQVGGRHVDLPELMYALDMTLIYQTGPTTRAQTLAHAQRFDAVRARLADALSVGTLDAVLQMALNGDRQPLLEVLCPGEQEYFSMFAGNPHPIRIGADEHYVDIGAYDGDTVRKFRIAARNRYAAIHAFEPDPTNYAVLQQGLAEDGGRTTLYNAAVADSAGTLAFDAQGTMGSRLDGNGAAHVDCLRLDDVVERATLLKMDVEGAEPLVLRGATELIRRCRPRLAITCYHHALDLLDIVAELDRILPGARLRLRKYSLYFYDTVLYVEWD; translated from the coding sequence TACCACGCGACATGCCCCTCGTATCCGTCTTTCCAGCATCCGCACGCCTCCTATGGCGCGCCCTTTCGAGTGGACCCATGACCGACCCTCTGGCCGCGCTTCAGCGCGAAGCGGACCTGATCGATGCTTGCATGCGCGCTGGCGGCGCGATGTTCCTCGCCCCCAGTTCCTACCTGGGGAACGTCTTCGCCGCCGCTGCGGCCGCTGCACTACGTGCCAGGGCTCCCGGCATCCAGATCGTCGCAGTGGACGACGTGCTGGATGCGCAAGGCACGCCGGTCGCCGGTTTCGATACCGTACTGCCGACGGCGGCGCTGCGGCGGGATTCGCAACTGGCGAAGCTCCCTGCAATCAATTGCGGCTATTCGATCCCGACGTGGCTGCACTTTGCGCAACTGGTGCAACAGGTCGGCGGCCGCCACGTCGATCTGCCGGAGTTGATGTACGCGCTGGACATGACCCTGATCTACCAGACCGGACCGACGACCCGCGCGCAGACACTGGCACATGCCCAACGCTTCGACGCCGTGCGCGCTCGCCTCGCCGATGCCCTGAGCGTAGGCACGCTCGATGCGGTCCTGCAGATGGCGCTGAACGGCGATCGGCAGCCCTTGCTGGAGGTGCTGTGCCCGGGCGAACAGGAATATTTCTCCATGTTCGCAGGCAATCCGCATCCGATCCGGATCGGCGCGGACGAGCACTATGTGGACATCGGCGCCTACGACGGCGATACCGTGCGCAAGTTCCGCATCGCCGCCCGCAACCGCTATGCGGCCATCCATGCATTCGAACCGGACCCGACCAACTATGCCGTCCTGCAGCAGGGATTGGCGGAGGATGGTGGCCGCACCACGCTGTACAACGCGGCGGTCGCCGACAGCGCCGGCACTTTGGCATTCGACGCACAGGGCACCATGGGCAGCCGTCTCGACGGCAACGGCGCGGCGCATGTGGACTGCCTGCGCCTGGACGATGTCGTCGAGCGCGCCACCTTGCTGAAGATGGACGTGGAAGGCGCCGAGCCGCTGGTATTGCGCGGGGCCACCGAACTGATCCGGCGCTGCCGCCCGCGCTTGGCCATCACCTGCTATCACCACGCGCTCGACCTGCTGGACATCGTCGCCGAGCTGGACCGGATCCTGCCGGGCGCCAGGCTGCGCCTGCGCAAGTACTCGCTGTACTTCTACGACACCGTGCTTTACGTGGAATGGGATTGA